Proteins co-encoded in one Podospora pseudoanserina strain CBS 124.78 chromosome 7 map unlocalized CBS124.78p_7, whole genome shotgun sequence genomic window:
- the ERF1 gene encoding translation termination factor eRF1 (BUSCO:EOG09262CDO; EggNog:ENOG503NU1U; COG:J) encodes MSDPNANEAEKNIEIWKVKKLIKRLEAARGNGTSMISLIIPPKDQISRAAKMLAEEYGTASNIKSRVNRQSVLSAITSTQQRLKLYNKVPPNGLVVYCGEILTSEGKERKVNIDFEPFKPINTSLYLCDNKFHTEALAELLESDQKFGFIVMDGNGALFGTLSGNTRDIVHKFSVDLPKKHGRGGQSALRFARLREEKRHNYVRKVAELAVQNFITNDKVNVMGIVLAGSADFKNDLNASDMFDQRLATKVIKVVDVSYGGENGFNQAIELASETLGNVKFIQEKKLIGKYFEEISQDTGRICYGVEDTLKALELGAVETLIVFENLEVTRWVLKDSNGAEIIIHSTKQQDAANRDRFMDKETGQEMEVVSQESFLEWIAEHYKDFGTTLEFVSDRSTEGNQFVKGFGGIGGILRYKVNFEQLNEVDDDDEYYDD; translated from the exons ATGAGCGACCCCAACGCCAacgaggcggagaagaac ATTGAGATAtggaaggtgaagaagttgaTTAAGCGCCTGGAGGCCGCTCGCGGCAATGGCACCAGCATGATCTCCCTCATTATTC CACCCAAGGATCAGATTTCCCGTGCGGCCAAGATGTTGGCTGAAGAATAC GGTACCGCCTCCAACATCAAGTCCCGTGTCAATCGTCAGTCTGTCTTGTCGGCCATTACCTCGACCCAGCAGCGTCTCAAGCTGTACAACAAGGTCCCTCCCAATGGCCTCGTCGTCTACTGCGGTGAAATCTTGACCTCGGAAGGCAAGGAACGTAAGGTCAATATCGATTTCGAGCCCTTCAAGCCCATCAACACTTCGCTCTACCTCTGTGACAACAAGTTCCATACCGAGGCGCTTGCTGAGCTTCTCGAGTCTGATCAGAAGTTCGGTTTCATTGTCATGGACGGTAACGGAGCTCTGTTCGGCACCCTGAGTGGAAACACCCGTGACATTGTTCACAAGTTCTCGGTTGATCTTCCCAAGAAGCACGGTCGTGGTGGTCAATCCGCTCTGCGTTTCGCCCGTCTCAGAGAGGAAAAGCGTCACAACTACGTGCGCAAGGTTGCCGAGTTGGCCGTCCAGaacttcatcaccaacgacaagGTCAACGTTATGGGTATCGTGCTTGCTGGTTCTGCCGATTTCAAGAACGATCTCAACGCCTCCGACATGTTCGATCAGCGTCTTGCCACCAAGGTCatcaaggttgttgatgtgtcTTATGGTGGTGAGAACGGGTTCAACCAGGCCATCGAGTTGGCTTCTGAGACCCTCGGCAACGTCAAGTTCAttcaggagaagaagctcatcgGCAAGTACTTTGAGGAAATCAGCCAGGATACCGGCCGTATCTGCTACGGTGTTGAGGATACCCTCAAGGCTTTGGAGCTCGGTGCTGTCGAGACTTTGATTGTCTTTGAGAACCTCGAGGTTACACGCTGGGTCCTCAAGGACAGCAATGGTGCCGAGATTATCATTCATTCTACTAAGCAGCAGGATGCGGCTAACCGGGACCGGTTCATGGACAAGGAGACTGGCCAGGAGATGGAAGTTGTCTCCCAGGAGTCTTTCCTCGAGTGGATCGCCGAGCACTACAAGGATTTTGGTACCACTCTCGAGTTTGTTTCGGACAGGTCGACTGAGGGCAACCAGTTCGTCAAGGGCTTTGGCGGTATCGGTGGTATCCTCCGGTACAAGGTCAACTTTGAGCAGTTGAACGAAgtggatgacgatgatgagtaCTACGACGATTGA